A region from the Sulfurivermis fontis genome encodes:
- a CDS encoding CvpA family protein, which yields MNWVDFVILGILGVSILISLWRGFTREALSLAGWVLAVWVALMFSDNLEHLLRAQIETPSLRLIVAFAILFFLTLLVAAFINYLAVQLIKKTGLSGTDRIIGIAFGLARGIVLVTVLVLLAGFTSVPRDPWWQRSALMHYFQDLAVWTRGWLPPEIAKNIRY from the coding sequence ATGAACTGGGTCGATTTCGTCATTCTCGGCATCCTCGGGGTCTCCATCCTCATCAGTCTGTGGCGCGGCTTCACGCGCGAGGCGCTGTCCCTGGCCGGCTGGGTGCTGGCGGTGTGGGTGGCACTGATGTTCAGCGACAATCTGGAACACCTGTTGCGCGCGCAGATCGAAACCCCTTCGCTGCGCCTGATCGTCGCCTTTGCCATACTGTTTTTTCTCACCCTGCTGGTCGCCGCCTTCATCAACTATCTGGCGGTGCAGTTGATCAAGAAGACGGGCCTGTCCGGCACCGATCGCATCATCGGCATCGCCTTCGGTCTGGCGCGCGGCATCGTGTTGGTGACGGTGTTGGTGCTGTTGGCAGGATTCACCAGCGTGCCGCGTGATCCGTGGTGGCAGCGTTCGGCGTTGATGCACTATTTCCAGGATCTGGCGGTTTGGACCCGCGGCTGGCTGCCGCCGGAGATTGCCAAGAACATTCGTTACTGA
- a CDS encoding SPOR domain-containing protein, protein MNEQLKKRLVGAIVLVALAVIFVPMLLEGDKRNGIPLFGSNVPEAPESHAPMVDIPLQVPPPSVEAPVVVERELPPEPAPVAPAAPVAAVPAPPPVVAPAPAAQPKPAAPAPTTVKPVKPAEVASSQPAAESWAVQVGSFSEQANASRLRDSLRGKGYPAYVERVKLSSGTAYRVRVGPVLTRADAESIQAKLAKIDQRGIVVPHP, encoded by the coding sequence TTGAACGAGCAGCTGAAAAAGCGTCTGGTAGGAGCCATCGTGCTGGTGGCGCTGGCGGTGATCTTCGTGCCCATGCTGCTGGAGGGGGACAAGCGCAATGGCATCCCCCTGTTCGGCAGCAATGTGCCGGAGGCGCCGGAAAGCCATGCCCCCATGGTCGACATCCCGTTGCAGGTGCCGCCGCCCTCGGTGGAGGCGCCTGTGGTGGTGGAGCGTGAACTGCCGCCGGAACCGGCGCCCGTCGCCCCCGCCGCGCCGGTTGCAGCGGTGCCGGCCCCCCCTCCCGTCGTGGCGCCCGCACCGGCAGCGCAGCCCAAACCGGCGGCTCCGGCACCGACGACAGTGAAGCCGGTCAAACCGGCCGAGGTGGCCAGCAGCCAACCCGCCGCCGAGAGCTGGGCGGTGCAGGTGGGCAGCTTCTCCGAGCAGGCCAATGCCAGCCGTCTGCGCGACAGCCTGCGCGGCAAGGGTTATCCCGCCTATGTGGAGCGGGTCAAGCTGAGCAGCGGCACGGCCTATCGCGTGCGCGTCGGTCCGGTGCTGACCCGCGCCGATGCCGAGTCGATCCAGGCCAAGCTGGCGAAGATTGACCAGCGCGGCATCGTGGTGCCGCATCCCTGA
- the purF gene encoding amidophosphoribosyltransferase — protein sequence MCGIIGMVGKSPVNQAIYDGLTVLQHRGQDAAGIMTCDNGRLHLRKDNGLVRDVFENRHMYKLRGNMGIGHVRYPTAGCSSSAEAQPFYVNSPFGIALAHNGNLTNAEALKEEVFRDDLRHINTTSDSEILLNVFAHELQRQGKLRILPDDIFDAVARVHQRVKGGYAAVAMIIGYGIVAFRDPYAIRPLFIGKRTTCDGDEYVVASESVAVDALGFDRLRDVMPGEAVFIGEDGSFHARQCCDAPVTSPCIFEYVYFARPDSIIDGISVYKARLRMGEKLAHKIKRVFPDHDIDVVIPIPDTSRTSALQLSYELGVLYREGFIKNRYIGRTFIMPGQKQRKKSVRQKLNAISLEFKGKNVLLVDDSIVRGTTSKEIIQMARDAGANKVYFASAAPPVRFPNVYGIDMPTSAELIGYGRDERQIADAIGADWLVYQDLDDLIDAVLHKKNKAVTRFEASVFDGKYITGDVTPEYLAGLERARCEAAKEQREREESAIIEMHNNA from the coding sequence ATGTGCGGTATTATTGGCATGGTAGGCAAGAGCCCGGTCAATCAGGCCATCTATGATGGCCTGACCGTGTTGCAGCATCGCGGACAGGACGCCGCCGGCATCATGACCTGCGACAACGGACGGCTGCATCTGCGCAAGGATAACGGCCTGGTGCGCGATGTGTTCGAAAATCGTCACATGTACAAGTTGCGGGGCAACATGGGCATCGGCCATGTGCGCTATCCCACCGCCGGTTGCTCGTCGTCTGCCGAGGCGCAGCCGTTCTACGTCAACTCGCCCTTCGGCATCGCCCTGGCCCACAACGGCAATCTCACCAATGCCGAGGCACTGAAGGAGGAGGTGTTCCGCGACGACCTGCGCCACATCAATACCACCTCCGATTCGGAAATCCTGCTCAACGTCTTCGCCCACGAGCTGCAGCGCCAGGGCAAGCTGCGTATCCTGCCGGACGACATCTTCGATGCCGTGGCGCGCGTGCACCAGCGCGTGAAGGGCGGCTATGCGGCAGTGGCGATGATCATCGGCTACGGCATCGTCGCCTTCCGTGACCCCTATGCCATCCGTCCACTGTTCATCGGCAAGCGCACCACCTGCGACGGCGACGAATATGTGGTGGCGTCGGAGAGTGTGGCGGTCGATGCCCTCGGTTTCGATCGCCTGCGCGATGTGATGCCGGGTGAGGCGGTGTTCATCGGCGAGGACGGTTCCTTTCATGCCCGCCAGTGCTGCGATGCCCCGGTGACTTCGCCGTGCATTTTCGAGTATGTGTACTTCGCCCGTCCCGACTCCATCATCGACGGCATCTCGGTATACAAGGCGCGGCTGCGCATGGGTGAGAAACTGGCGCATAAGATCAAGCGCGTGTTCCCCGACCACGACATCGACGTGGTGATTCCAATCCCCGACACCAGTCGCACCTCGGCGTTGCAGCTGTCCTACGAGCTGGGTGTGCTGTACCGTGAGGGCTTCATCAAGAATCGTTACATCGGCCGCACCTTCATCATGCCCGGGCAGAAGCAGCGCAAGAAGTCGGTGCGCCAGAAGCTCAATGCCATTTCCCTGGAGTTCAAAGGCAAGAATGTGCTGCTGGTGGACGACTCCATCGTGCGCGGCACCACCTCCAAGGAGATCATCCAGATGGCGCGCGATGCCGGTGCCAACAAGGTGTATTTCGCCTCGGCGGCGCCTCCGGTGCGATTCCCCAACGTCTACGGCATCGATATGCCGACCTCGGCGGAACTGATCGGGTATGGCCGCGACGAGCGGCAGATCGCCGATGCCATCGGTGCCGACTGGTTGGTTTATCAGGATCTCGACGATCTGATCGATGCCGTGCTGCACAAGAAGAACAAGGCGGTGACCCGGTTCGAGGCCTCGGTATTCGACGGCAAGTACATCACTGGTGATGTCACACCGGAGTATCTGGCCGGTCTGGAGCGGGCCCGTTGCGAAGCAGCCAAGGAACAGCGCGAGCGCGAGGAGAGCGCCATCATCGAGATGCATAACAACGCCTGA
- a CDS encoding glycerate kinase type-2 family protein: protein MIPEPRRLLLELYAAALRAVDGRVAVRERLAHYAAAGPVYVVAIGKAAPAMMEGAFDVLDARLARALVITKQGYGGAGPVDARLQVLEAEHPVPGSGSLAAGRALLEFLAALPPQAPVVFLISGGTSALVEVLSPGVEVTQLQAANDWLLASGWDIGRINRVRRALSGIKGGRLAERLQGHAVLNLLISDVPGDEPATIGSGLLVAPRSEDVLSGTDVQALPAWLRVLLAETSPPAAESFSHIHTEILRSNRDARAAVIASGRSRGLTVHGNDVLLQDDAAAGGRALAAQVLAGPPGLYVWGGETTVRLPPQPGRGGRCQHLALAAAQVLAGSAVVLLAAGTDGSDGPGEDAGALVDGETMARGELEGFVARDCLARADAGSFLEASGDLLQTGPTGSNVMDLVLALKPT from the coding sequence ATGATTCCTGAACCGCGTCGTCTGCTGCTGGAGCTCTATGCCGCCGCCCTGCGGGCGGTGGACGGTCGTGTCGCCGTGCGGGAGCGACTGGCGCACTATGCGGCGGCGGGGCCGGTCTACGTCGTGGCCATCGGCAAGGCCGCACCGGCCATGATGGAGGGGGCGTTCGACGTCCTCGATGCACGCCTGGCTCGCGCCCTGGTGATCACCAAGCAGGGTTACGGCGGGGCCGGCCCGGTGGATGCCCGACTGCAGGTGCTGGAGGCGGAGCATCCCGTGCCCGGCAGCGGCAGCCTGGCGGCCGGTCGGGCCCTGCTGGAGTTTCTGGCCGCGCTGCCGCCGCAGGCGCCGGTTGTTTTTCTGATCTCCGGGGGAACCTCGGCCCTGGTGGAGGTCCTGTCCCCCGGTGTCGAGGTGACGCAATTGCAGGCCGCCAACGACTGGCTGCTGGCCAGCGGCTGGGATATCGGCCGTATCAACCGCGTGCGGCGCGCACTGTCCGGCATCAAGGGGGGGCGTCTGGCGGAGCGGCTGCAGGGGCATGCGGTGCTCAACCTGCTCATCTCCGATGTGCCGGGAGACGAACCGGCCACCATCGGCTCCGGCCTGTTGGTGGCGCCGCGTTCCGAGGATGTCCTGAGCGGGACCGACGTGCAGGCACTGCCGGCATGGCTGCGAGTCCTGCTGGCAGAGACCTCGCCGCCCGCCGCGGAGAGCTTCAGCCACATTCATACCGAGATATTGCGTAGCAACCGCGATGCCCGCGCGGCGGTCATCGCATCCGGCCGGTCCCGGGGGCTGACAGTCCACGGCAATGATGTCCTGTTGCAGGATGACGCCGCCGCTGGCGGCCGTGCCCTGGCCGCGCAGGTGCTGGCCGGTCCGCCCGGCTTGTATGTGTGGGGTGGCGAGACCACGGTGCGCCTGCCGCCACAACCGGGGCGCGGCGGCCGTTGCCAGCACCTGGCCCTGGCGGCGGCCCAGGTGTTGGCCGGTTCTGCCGTGGTGTTGCTGGCCGCCGGCACCGACGGCAGCGATGGACCCGGCGAGGATGCCGGGGCCCTGGTGGATGGGGAGACCATGGCGCGGGGTGAGCTGGAGGGGTTCGTTGCGCGCGATTGTCTCGCCCGCGCCGATGCCGGCAGTTTCCTGGAGGCCAGCGGCGATCTGTTGCAGACCGGTCCCACCGGCAGCAATGTGATGGACTTGGTGCTGGCGCTGAAACCGACGTGA
- a CDS encoding O-succinylhomoserine sulfhydrylase: MDQQDFDEWGFDTLAVRAGQVRTAEGEHSEPIFPTSSFRFDSAAQAAARFGGSEAGNIYSRFTNPTVRTFEQRLAALEGGERCVATSAGMAAILSTCMGLLKSGDHIVSSRAIFGSTVVLFDNFMGRFGVQASYVPLTDLAAWEAAIRPNTRLLFVETPSNPLTEVADIRALADIAHRHGCLLAVDNCFCTPALQQPLKLGADIVIHSATKYIDGQGRCLGGAVVGSEALVGKEVFGFLRTAGPTMSPFNAWVFLKGLETLKLRMQAHSANALALALWLEQQPQVARVYYPGLSSHPQHELASRQQKGYGGIVAFEVKGGREQAWAVIDATRMLSITANLGDAKSTITHPATTTHGRLSPEQKSEAGIGEGLIRISVGLEEVDDIKADLARGLALI; the protein is encoded by the coding sequence ATGGATCAGCAGGATTTCGACGAGTGGGGTTTCGATACGTTGGCGGTGCGCGCCGGCCAGGTGCGCACGGCGGAGGGTGAGCACAGCGAGCCGATCTTCCCCACCTCCAGTTTCCGTTTCGATAGCGCCGCCCAGGCGGCGGCGCGCTTCGGCGGCAGCGAGGCGGGCAATATCTATTCACGCTTCACCAACCCGACGGTGCGCACCTTCGAGCAGCGCCTGGCGGCACTGGAGGGAGGCGAGCGTTGCGTCGCCACCAGCGCCGGCATGGCGGCGATCCTGTCCACCTGCATGGGCCTGCTGAAGAGCGGCGATCACATCGTGTCCTCGCGCGCCATCTTCGGTTCCACCGTGGTGCTGTTCGACAATTTCATGGGTCGTTTCGGCGTGCAGGCCAGCTATGTGCCGCTCACCGACCTGGCGGCGTGGGAGGCGGCGATCCGGCCCAATACACGCCTGCTGTTCGTGGAGACGCCGTCCAATCCGCTCACCGAGGTGGCCGACATCCGCGCCCTGGCCGACATCGCCCATCGCCACGGCTGCCTGCTGGCGGTGGACAACTGCTTTTGCACCCCGGCCTTGCAGCAGCCGCTCAAGCTCGGCGCCGATATCGTGATCCACTCCGCCACCAAGTACATCGATGGCCAGGGGCGCTGCCTGGGCGGCGCGGTGGTGGGCAGTGAGGCGCTGGTGGGCAAGGAGGTGTTCGGTTTTCTGCGCACCGCCGGACCGACCATGAGCCCGTTCAATGCCTGGGTGTTTCTGAAAGGACTGGAGACGCTCAAGTTGCGCATGCAGGCGCACAGCGCCAATGCCCTGGCCCTGGCGCTGTGGCTGGAGCAGCAGCCGCAGGTGGCGCGGGTCTACTATCCGGGCCTGAGTTCGCACCCGCAGCATGAACTGGCGTCCCGCCAGCAGAAGGGGTACGGCGGCATCGTGGCCTTCGAGGTCAAGGGCGGCCGCGAGCAGGCCTGGGCGGTGATCGACGCCACGCGCATGCTGTCCATCACGGCCAATCTGGGCGATGCCAAGAGCACCATCACCCATCCCGCCACCACCACCCACGGCCGCCTGTCGCCGGAGCAGAAGAGCGAGGCCGGTATCGGCGAAGGTCTGATCCGCATCTCCGTCGGCCTGGAGGAGGTGGATGATATCAAGGCGGATCTGGCGCGTGGCCTGGCGCTGATCTGA
- a CDS encoding RNA recognition motif domain-containing protein, with translation MGKTIYVGNLPFSASEDRVRELFAAFGAVNAVKFVNDRETGRFRGFAFVEMGEGAEAAIRELDGKEFGGRALRVNEAKERAPRSGAGMRRRSPYRTA, from the coding sequence ATGGGCAAGACCATTTACGTGGGCAATCTGCCGTTCAGTGCCAGCGAGGATCGGGTGCGCGAGCTGTTTGCAGCCTTCGGTGCGGTGAATGCGGTGAAGTTCGTCAATGATCGCGAAACCGGTCGTTTCCGCGGCTTCGCCTTCGTCGAGATGGGCGAGGGGGCCGAGGCCGCCATCCGCGAGTTGGATGGCAAGGAATTCGGCGGCCGCGCGTTGCGTGTCAACGAGGCCAAGGAGCGCGCACCGCGTTCCGGCGCGGGCATGCGCCGCCGCTCCCCCTACCGCACTGCCTGA